In the Streptomyces fradiae ATCC 10745 = DSM 40063 genome, one interval contains:
- a CDS encoding ABC transporter substrate-binding protein, which translates to MRTTARNRRTVAAFAAIGALALTLAGCGGGSEGASAPEASTEPTRPSVALPRLEGQRLQVVAVWTGPEQEAFTKVLKEFERRTGARVSYVPTQDAMLNYIGTKIAGGSPPDVAMLQQVGALRQAVERKWAKPAGADAKAQLARNYSQGWRDLGAVDGTQYGVYFKAANKSLIWYNTAVFDNAGVSEPKTWKELLATAETISASGVTPVSIGGADGWTLTDWFENVYLSQAGPEKYDQLARHGVKWTDPSVTRALTTLAELFGRPELIAGGAAGALQTEFPASVTQTFTGGDQPKAAMVFEGDFVSVNIAQTEAKVGTDAKVFPFPAVGGGDAPVVTGGDVTVALTDKPAAQALLTFLASPDAAAVWAAEGGFLSPNRSLDPAAYPDDVQRGIAKALLDAGDDFRFDMSDQMPQSFGGTPGKGEWKALQDFLKNPKDIAGTQARLEADAAKAYRNEG; encoded by the coding sequence ATGCGTACGACTGCGCGCAACCGCCGGACCGTCGCCGCCTTCGCGGCCATCGGGGCCCTGGCGCTCACCCTCGCCGGCTGCGGCGGCGGTTCCGAGGGCGCCTCCGCCCCGGAGGCGTCCACCGAACCCACCAGGCCGTCCGTCGCGTTACCGAGGCTGGAGGGGCAGCGGCTCCAGGTGGTCGCCGTGTGGACGGGGCCGGAGCAGGAGGCGTTCACCAAGGTCCTCAAGGAGTTCGAGAGGCGCACCGGCGCGCGCGTCTCGTACGTGCCGACCCAGGACGCGATGCTCAACTACATCGGCACGAAGATCGCGGGCGGGTCACCGCCCGACGTGGCGATGCTCCAGCAGGTCGGCGCGTTGCGGCAGGCCGTCGAACGGAAGTGGGCGAAGCCCGCCGGCGCCGACGCGAAGGCGCAGCTGGCCAGGAACTACTCGCAGGGCTGGCGGGACCTCGGCGCGGTGGACGGCACGCAGTACGGCGTGTACTTCAAGGCCGCCAACAAGTCGCTGATCTGGTACAACACCGCCGTCTTCGACAACGCCGGCGTGTCCGAGCCGAAGACGTGGAAGGAGCTGCTGGCCACCGCCGAGACGATCTCCGCGTCCGGGGTCACGCCCGTGTCGATCGGCGGCGCGGACGGGTGGACGCTCACGGACTGGTTCGAGAACGTCTACCTGTCGCAGGCCGGGCCGGAGAAGTACGACCAGCTCGCCCGGCACGGCGTCAAGTGGACCGACCCGTCGGTGACCCGCGCCCTCACCACGCTCGCCGAGCTGTTCGGCAGGCCGGAGCTGATCGCGGGAGGCGCGGCCGGGGCGCTGCAGACGGAGTTCCCGGCGTCGGTGACGCAGACGTTCACCGGCGGCGACCAGCCGAAGGCCGCGATGGTCTTCGAGGGCGACTTCGTGTCCGTCAACATCGCCCAGACCGAGGCGAAGGTCGGCACCGACGCGAAGGTGTTCCCGTTCCCGGCCGTGGGCGGCGGCGACGCGCCCGTGGTGACCGGCGGGGACGTGACGGTGGCGCTGACGGACAAGCCGGCGGCGCAGGCGCTCCTGACCTTCCTGGCGTCGCCGGACGCGGCCGCGGTCTGGGCGGCGGAGGGCGGGTTCCTCTCGCCCAACAGGTCCCTCGACCCGGCCGCGTACCCCGACGACGTGCAGCGCGGCATCGCCAAGGCGCTGCTCGACGCCGGTGACGACTTCCGCTTCGACATGTCGGACCAGATGCCGCAGTCGTTCGGCGGCACGCCCGGCAAGGGCGAGTGGAAGGCGCTCCAGGACTTCCTGAAGAACCCGAAGGACATCGCGGGGACGCAGGCGC